A portion of the Streptomyces sp. NBC_01335 genome contains these proteins:
- a CDS encoding DUF6479 family protein, translating into MDVSNGAQAAASSTLAVSGALGTGLIIAAVAVVALLIGAFWFGMRRRDKELPPPRADEQPIPPDHRSHIQQENVHGEDRFPDDGHALSPYELGEHDGGTTPPEGDRPRD; encoded by the coding sequence ATGGACGTATCGAACGGAGCCCAGGCCGCCGCATCCTCCACGCTCGCCGTATCCGGAGCGCTGGGGACCGGCCTCATCATCGCCGCGGTCGCTGTCGTGGCCCTGCTCATCGGCGCCTTCTGGTTCGGCATGCGCCGCCGCGACAAGGAGCTGCCGCCCCCGCGCGCCGACGAACAGCCCATCCCGCCGGACCATCGCTCGCACATCCAGCAGGAGAACGTGCACGGCGAGGACCGTTTCCCCGACGACGGTCACGCCCTCTCCCCTTACGAGCTCGGGGAGCACGACGGCGGAACCACTCCGCCGGAGGGCGACCGGCCCCGTGACTGA
- a CDS encoding cation diffusion facilitator family transporter, whose amino-acid sequence MLVALAANLVIAAAKTVGGLLSGSPALLSEAAHSVADSMNEVFLLAALRRSRRPADARHPFGYGKERYFWSLLAAVGIFVMGGCFSFFQGFEALRSHDQESPSGYAVGLAVLGVALVAEGTSLVRALHQVRGEEGGAKDPALRTVVAEDATAVIGVVLAMAGMALHLVTGNAVWEASASLAIGLLLVYVAFRLGRDARDQLIGESADPGLQKEIEDFLGRQEEIDNVESLLTMRLGLDSVLVAARVDLSPGIDSEEIERVSVRIRRTVNRTWPQADHVYLDITNAPPRDGV is encoded by the coding sequence GTGCTCGTCGCCCTCGCGGCGAACCTGGTGATCGCCGCCGCCAAGACCGTGGGCGGCCTCCTGTCCGGCTCCCCGGCCCTGCTGTCCGAGGCGGCGCACTCGGTCGCCGACAGCATGAACGAGGTCTTCCTCCTCGCGGCGCTGCGGCGCAGCCGCCGCCCGGCCGACGCGCGTCACCCGTTCGGCTACGGCAAGGAACGGTACTTCTGGTCCCTGCTGGCGGCGGTGGGGATCTTCGTCATGGGCGGCTGCTTCTCCTTCTTCCAGGGCTTCGAGGCGCTGCGCAGCCACGACCAGGAGTCCCCGTCCGGTTACGCGGTCGGCCTCGCCGTGCTCGGTGTGGCGCTGGTGGCCGAGGGCACCTCGCTCGTCCGGGCCCTGCACCAGGTGCGGGGCGAGGAGGGCGGCGCGAAGGACCCCGCGCTGCGCACCGTGGTCGCGGAGGACGCCACCGCCGTGATCGGAGTGGTCCTGGCCATGGCCGGCATGGCGCTGCACCTGGTCACCGGGAACGCCGTCTGGGAGGCGTCCGCCTCGCTGGCCATCGGGCTGCTGCTCGTCTACGTGGCCTTCCGGCTCGGCCGGGACGCCCGCGACCAGCTGATCGGCGAGTCCGCCGACCCCGGGTTGCAGAAGGAAATCGAGGACTTTCTCGGCCGCCAGGAGGAGATCGACAACGTCGAGTCCCTCCTCACCATGCGGCTGGGGCTCGACTCGGTCCTGGTGGCCGCGCGGGTCGACCTCTCGCCGGGCATCGACAGCGAGGAGATCGAGCGCGTCTCCGTCCGCATCAGGAGGACGGTCAACCGGACCTGGCCCCAGGCCGACCACGTCTACCTCGACATCACCAACGCGCCTCCCCGTGACGGGGTCTGA
- a CDS encoding VOC family protein produces MTGSDPRTPPAAAPLTGAAAPCWVNLLTRDLEAAQHFYGAALGWTFHPSKLGPEFCVARLRGVPLAGIGGVSSSYQTAVAWLPYFAVQDADVAAGRVRERSATVAVGPLTLNEGRGVLASDLDGAVFGLWERLSPPAPRSTPADRSYAWLRLRTRNAFDAAIFYGGVLDWASGRPGSCEVSYEEDEVIVRFEGRPLARISSGAVEASPDPVLRPHWQVQFLVEDVTETAEAVLRSGGTVTALNEVRGGTEAVVRDPDGAVFGVTDASSPEAGLT; encoded by the coding sequence ATGACCGGTAGCGATCCCCGTACGCCCCCCGCCGCCGCGCCGCTGACCGGCGCGGCGGCACCCTGCTGGGTCAACCTGCTGACCCGGGACCTGGAAGCCGCGCAGCACTTCTACGGCGCAGCCCTGGGCTGGACCTTCCACCCCAGCAAGCTCGGCCCCGAGTTCTGCGTCGCCCGCCTGCGCGGGGTGCCGCTGGCGGGCATCGGTGGCGTCTCGTCCTCGTACCAGACCGCTGTCGCCTGGCTGCCGTACTTCGCCGTCCAGGACGCGGACGTCGCGGCCGGGCGCGTCCGCGAGCGCAGCGCGACGGTGGCGGTGGGGCCGCTGACGCTCAACGAGGGGCGCGGGGTCCTGGCGTCCGACCTGGACGGCGCGGTCTTCGGGCTCTGGGAGCGCCTCTCGCCCCCCGCCCCGCGGTCCACGCCTGCCGACCGCTCGTACGCCTGGCTGCGGCTGCGCACGCGGAACGCGTTCGACGCGGCGATCTTCTACGGCGGAGTACTCGACTGGGCCAGCGGCCGGCCCGGGAGTTGCGAGGTCTCCTACGAGGAGGACGAGGTCATCGTGCGCTTCGAGGGACGCCCCCTGGCGCGGATCAGTTCCGGGGCGGTGGAGGCCTCACCCGATCCGGTGCTGCGCCCCCACTGGCAGGTGCAGTTCCTGGTGGAGGACGTGACCGAGACGGCGGAAGCGGTCCTCCGCTCCGGCGGCACGGTCACCGCCCTCAACGAGGTCCGGGGCGGTACCGAAGCCGTGGTGCGTGACCCCGACGGCGCGGTCTTCGGTGTCACGGACGCCAGCAGCCCGGAGGCGGGTCTGACCTGA
- a CDS encoding DUF6328 family protein, which yields MTLARDDGRQESAEERADRRWTDLLQELRVAQTGVQILFGFLLAVVFQPRFAELGTTDRNIYVVTVILGSSTAAALIGPVSYHRLLTGRRLKPQTVTWASRLTVLGLVLLFGTMCSALLLILRVALHNHLALWLVGGMAVWFAVCWFVFPLWAIARDHGQGTTGPAES from the coding sequence GTGACACTCGCACGGGACGACGGACGTCAGGAGAGCGCCGAGGAGCGGGCGGACCGGCGGTGGACGGACCTGCTCCAGGAGCTCAGGGTCGCGCAGACGGGCGTACAGATCCTCTTCGGTTTCCTGCTCGCCGTGGTGTTCCAGCCCCGGTTCGCCGAACTTGGGACCACCGACCGCAACATCTACGTCGTCACGGTGATATTGGGCTCCTCGACGGCCGCCGCCCTCATCGGCCCCGTCTCCTACCACCGGCTGCTCACCGGACGCCGGCTGAAGCCGCAGACCGTGACCTGGGCCTCGCGGCTCACGGTCCTCGGGCTCGTCCTGCTCTTCGGCACCATGTGCAGCGCGCTGCTGCTCATCCTGCGGGTGGCGCTCCACAACCACCTGGCGCTCTGGCTCGTCGGCGGTATGGCGGTGTGGTTCGCCGTCTGCTGGTTCGTCTTCCCGCTGTGGGCGATCGCCCGCGACCACGGGCAGGGCACCACCGGTCCCGCGGAGTCCTGA
- a CDS encoding GNAT family N-acetyltransferase gives MDTRNTGPGAVLVRRAVARDAKRLTRLVRASRAYEGPWAPMVEGYRVGPDYIETHRVFVAADGAGGPVLGFYSLVLDPGNASGPGATGELDLMFVADAAQGRGIGRRLIAHLREEAGRAGLDAVRVVSHPPSEGFYRSVGAERTGTAPATPPYVMWDRPELTLTIA, from the coding sequence ATGGACACGCGGAACACCGGCCCCGGTGCGGTACTCGTCAGGCGGGCCGTCGCCCGGGACGCCAAGCGACTGACCCGCCTGGTCAGGGCGTCGCGGGCGTACGAGGGTCCCTGGGCGCCCATGGTCGAGGGCTACCGGGTGGGACCCGACTACATCGAGACCCACCGGGTCTTCGTCGCCGCCGACGGGGCCGGCGGCCCGGTGCTCGGCTTCTACTCCCTCGTACTCGATCCGGGGAACGCGAGCGGACCGGGCGCCACCGGTGAACTCGACCTCATGTTCGTCGCCGACGCCGCCCAGGGGCGGGGGATCGGCCGGCGCCTGATCGCGCACTTGCGCGAGGAAGCGGGCCGCGCCGGTCTCGACGCCGTCCGGGTGGTCTCCCACCCGCCCTCCGAGGGCTTCTACCGCAGCGTCGGCGCCGAACGCACCGGTACCGCACCCGCGACCCCGCCGTACGTGATGTGGGACCGGCCCGAGCTGACGCTCACCATCGCCTGA
- a CDS encoding CaiB/BaiF CoA transferase family protein, translating into MGPLRGVRVLEFAGSAPTAFVGTVLSGLGADVVRVDRAGAQEGAFGPNPLTRGRRSVAIDLKSRDGVERALSLAAHSDVLVEGFRPGVAERLGIGPQHVLGQNPRLVYGRLSGWGQSGEWAERTAHDLAVLALTGALETDPETGSPVLPPSAYLSSFAGGGMAHAQALLAALYERSHSGRGQVVDTALSDGAALVTTLVHQWRSAPGVHTVTDAPHYAVYACADGRYMAVAAIEPRLYQALLTQLDLLGVPDLADRDDPAQWELLRSQIAARFRLHDSGHWVKVFSAVDAGTVPVLSAEEAAHHPQLAARNAFLELDGGRQVAPASRFGRTPVAAPGPSPVPGGQTGEVWDEWVR; encoded by the coding sequence GTGGGTCCGCTGCGTGGAGTTCGGGTGCTGGAGTTCGCGGGCTCCGCCCCGACCGCTTTTGTCGGCACCGTGCTGTCCGGACTCGGCGCCGACGTGGTGCGCGTCGACCGGGCCGGCGCTCAGGAGGGCGCGTTCGGCCCGAACCCTCTGACCCGCGGCCGCCGTTCCGTGGCCATCGATCTGAAGAGCCGCGACGGCGTGGAGCGCGCCCTTTCGCTCGCCGCGCACAGCGACGTGCTCGTGGAGGGCTTCCGCCCCGGTGTCGCCGAGCGGCTGGGCATCGGCCCGCAGCACGTCCTCGGACAAAACCCCCGGCTCGTCTACGGCAGGCTGAGCGGCTGGGGCCAGTCGGGGGAGTGGGCCGAACGGACCGCGCACGACCTGGCCGTTCTGGCGCTGACCGGCGCCCTGGAGACCGACCCGGAGACGGGCTCTCCCGTCCTCCCGCCCTCCGCCTACCTCTCCAGCTTCGCCGGCGGGGGCATGGCCCATGCGCAGGCACTGCTCGCCGCCCTGTACGAACGATCGCACTCCGGACGGGGCCAGGTCGTCGACACCGCGCTCAGCGACGGAGCCGCCCTGGTCACGACGCTGGTCCACCAGTGGCGCTCCGCGCCGGGCGTGCACACCGTCACGGACGCGCCGCACTACGCCGTGTACGCCTGCGCCGACGGCCGGTACATGGCCGTCGCCGCCATCGAGCCCCGCCTCTACCAGGCCCTCCTGACCCAGCTGGACCTGCTCGGCGTCCCGGACCTCGCCGACCGGGACGACCCGGCGCAGTGGGAACTGCTGCGGAGCCAGATCGCCGCCCGGTTCCGCCTGCACGACAGCGGCCACTGGGTGAAGGTCTTCTCGGCCGTGGACGCGGGTACGGTTCCGGTGCTCTCCGCCGAGGAAGCGGCGCACCATCCTCAGCTCGCGGCCCGGAACGCCTTCCTCGAACTCGACGGCGGCCGCCAGGTGGCGCCGGCGTCCCGCTTCGGACGCACCCCCGTGGCCGCCCCCGGCCCGTCCCCGGTGCCGGGAGGGCAGACCGGGGAGGTGTGGGACGAGTGGGTGCGGTGA
- a CDS encoding organic hydroperoxide resistance protein has product MGIVYTAEVESSGDGRTGRVRSSDGLLDARLTSPKEVGGAGDATNPEQLFAAGWAACFHSALRLSARESGVSLRDDVVTAHVALNKGEGGFFLSAAIAVELPGLRPEEAERLAAQAHGRCPYSKAVHGNIEVLVTVKV; this is encoded by the coding sequence ATGGGAATCGTCTACACCGCCGAGGTGGAATCGTCCGGGGACGGCCGCACGGGCCGGGTGCGTTCCTCCGACGGGCTGCTGGACGCGCGGCTGACCAGCCCGAAGGAAGTCGGCGGCGCGGGGGACGCCACCAACCCGGAGCAGCTGTTCGCGGCCGGCTGGGCGGCCTGCTTCCACAGCGCGCTGCGGCTGTCGGCCAGGGAGTCCGGGGTTTCCCTGCGGGACGACGTCGTGACCGCCCACGTGGCCCTGAACAAAGGGGAGGGCGGCTTCTTCCTGTCCGCGGCGATCGCGGTGGAACTGCCGGGCCTGCGCCCCGAGGAGGCCGAGCGTCTCGCGGCGCAGGCGCACGGCAGGTGCCCGTATTCGAAAGCCGTCCACGGAAACATCGAGGTGCTGGTGACGGTGAAGGTCTGA
- the hemL gene encoding glutamate-1-semialdehyde 2,1-aminomutase: protein MTTSAQWFERAKKVTPGGVNSPVRAFGAVGGTPPFMASASGPYLTDAEGKEYVDLICSWGPMILGHRHPAVLEAVQSALGNGTSFGAPSGGEVELAEEIVARVAPVEQVRLVNSGTEATMSAIRLARGFTGRNKILKFAGCYHGHVDALLASAGSGLATFALPDTPGVTGAQTGDTVVVPYNDLPAVEKVFAEIGDEIACVITEAAPGNMGAVPPLPGFNAGLKEITARHGALYISDEVMTGFRATRSGWYGRDGVAPDLLTFGKVMGGGFPAAAFGGRADVMGRLAPAGPVYQAGTLSGNPLATAAGLATLRNCTPQVYSRLDEVSATLGREVSAALESVGVAHRVQYSGTMFSVFFTEDPVVNFDDVRATESYRYTAFFHEMLRQGVYLPPSPFEAWFVSASHDDTAVSRVVDALPAAAAAAAKATAA from the coding sequence GTGACGACCAGCGCACAGTGGTTCGAGCGGGCGAAGAAGGTCACCCCCGGCGGAGTCAACTCCCCGGTACGGGCCTTCGGCGCGGTCGGCGGCACCCCGCCCTTCATGGCCTCGGCCTCCGGCCCCTACCTGACCGACGCCGAGGGCAAGGAGTACGTCGATCTCATCTGCTCCTGGGGCCCGATGATCCTGGGACACCGCCACCCCGCGGTGCTGGAGGCCGTCCAGAGCGCGCTGGGCAACGGCACCTCCTTCGGCGCGCCTTCCGGCGGAGAGGTGGAACTCGCCGAGGAGATCGTCGCCCGTGTCGCCCCGGTGGAGCAGGTACGGCTGGTCAACTCCGGTACGGAGGCGACGATGTCGGCGATCCGCCTCGCCCGCGGCTTCACCGGCCGGAACAAGATCCTCAAGTTCGCCGGGTGCTACCACGGGCACGTGGACGCCCTGCTGGCCTCGGCCGGTTCGGGCCTCGCGACCTTCGCGCTGCCCGACACCCCGGGCGTGACCGGCGCCCAGACCGGCGACACCGTCGTCGTGCCCTACAACGACCTGCCGGCGGTCGAGAAGGTCTTCGCGGAGATCGGCGACGAGATCGCCTGTGTCATCACCGAGGCCGCGCCCGGCAACATGGGCGCCGTACCGCCGCTGCCCGGCTTCAACGCCGGGCTGAAGGAGATCACCGCCCGCCACGGCGCGCTGTACATCTCCGACGAGGTGATGACCGGGTTCCGCGCGACCCGGTCCGGCTGGTACGGACGCGACGGCGTCGCCCCCGACCTGCTGACGTTCGGCAAGGTCATGGGCGGCGGGTTCCCCGCCGCGGCCTTCGGCGGCCGGGCGGACGTCATGGGCCGCCTCGCTCCGGCCGGGCCGGTCTACCAGGCCGGCACCCTGTCGGGGAACCCGCTGGCCACCGCGGCCGGCCTCGCCACCCTCAGGAACTGCACCCCGCAGGTGTACTCCCGGCTCGACGAGGTGTCCGCCACTCTCGGGCGGGAGGTGTCCGCCGCCCTGGAGAGCGTCGGCGTCGCCCACCGGGTCCAGTACTCCGGCACGATGTTCTCGGTGTTCTTCACCGAGGACCCCGTGGTCAACTTCGACGACGTGCGCGCCACGGAGTCGTACCGCTACACCGCCTTCTTCCACGAGATGCTGCGCCAGGGCGTCTATCTGCCGCCCTCGCCCTTCGAAGCGTGGTTCGTCTCGGCCTCGCACGACGACACCGCCGTGAGCCGCGTCGTCGACGCCCTGCCCGCAGCGGCCGCCGCCGCGGCGAAGGCGACGGCGGCATAG
- a CDS encoding acetate--CoA ligase family protein, with product MSDISALWNADSIAVIGASERPGALGRKPMDYLLRYGYKGRVLPVNPRSAEILGVPAYPSVKDAPGPVDLALIMVAAARVADAVDDCVAAGVPLAIIASSGFAETGEEGARLQDEIVAKARAGGLRIIGPNCIGAVGYENRVLATFSPLFGAENVPFEPGTLAFVSQSGALGFGAASLALERGLRPGWVVSTGNDADVTALEVLRELATVPEVSGLLGYLEDTPDIGTLRALAASGKPVALLKSGRTEAGGRAAASHTGALATDDRVLDAALRQLGIVRVDDIDELLDVARVFESERRPAGNRVAVVTTSGGSGILAADAIEGSGLALSPLRPESKAALGEIVPAFGAIDNPVDITATVLSDPSLFDRSLDVLIADDTVDIIVACFCVMAGPDVEKAVTSLRKAAEKGGKPILVARTGADFLAPDAPHDLRAAGLPEYPTPGRALRAAAALWEVSRPRPELPAATPGEDRTPAGTTEPELKALLAGAGIAVPRGRTATDDEDAVRAVREVGGRAVLKAVVPGLLHKTEAGGVRIGVTPETAAESFRRLSALGGGVLVEELVEEGVELIVGVHSSDLGAVLTAGLGGIFTEVLDDVSHRLLPLRPGEGAEMLAELRGAALLDGVRGRPAADKAAAADVLHRVADLVRHWAPGYSLDLNPVRVLPRGAVVLDAALTTGTEEAR from the coding sequence ATGAGTGACATATCGGCGCTGTGGAATGCCGATTCCATCGCCGTGATCGGCGCGAGCGAGCGCCCCGGCGCCCTGGGCCGCAAGCCCATGGACTACCTGCTGCGGTACGGCTACAAGGGCCGCGTCCTGCCGGTCAACCCCCGCTCGGCGGAGATCCTCGGCGTCCCCGCGTACCCCAGCGTCAAGGACGCGCCCGGGCCGGTCGACCTCGCCCTGATCATGGTCGCCGCCGCACGGGTGGCCGACGCGGTCGACGACTGCGTGGCGGCCGGGGTTCCCCTCGCCATCATCGCCTCGTCGGGCTTCGCCGAGACCGGCGAGGAAGGCGCGCGGCTGCAGGACGAGATCGTCGCGAAGGCCAGGGCCGGAGGGCTGCGCATCATCGGCCCCAACTGCATCGGTGCCGTCGGCTACGAGAACCGGGTCCTGGCGACCTTCAGCCCGCTCTTCGGCGCGGAGAACGTGCCCTTCGAACCCGGCACCCTCGCCTTCGTCAGCCAGAGCGGTGCACTCGGCTTCGGCGCGGCCAGCCTGGCCCTGGAGCGGGGGCTGCGCCCGGGCTGGGTGGTCAGCACCGGGAACGACGCCGACGTGACCGCGCTGGAAGTCCTGAGGGAACTGGCCACCGTTCCCGAAGTCTCCGGCCTCCTCGGCTACTTGGAGGACACCCCGGACATCGGAACGCTGCGCGCGCTCGCCGCGTCCGGCAAGCCGGTCGCGCTGCTGAAGTCGGGCCGGACCGAGGCCGGCGGCCGGGCCGCCGCCTCGCACACGGGAGCGCTCGCCACCGACGACCGGGTGCTGGATGCCGCGCTGCGCCAGCTCGGCATCGTCCGCGTCGACGACATCGACGAACTGCTCGACGTGGCCCGGGTCTTCGAGTCCGAGCGCCGCCCGGCCGGCAACCGTGTCGCGGTGGTCACCACCTCGGGGGGCTCGGGCATCCTGGCCGCCGACGCCATCGAGGGGAGCGGACTGGCACTGAGCCCGCTGCGCCCGGAGAGCAAGGCCGCGCTCGGCGAGATAGTCCCCGCCTTCGGTGCCATCGACAACCCGGTGGACATCACCGCCACCGTGCTCAGCGACCCGTCCCTGTTCGACCGGTCCCTGGACGTGCTCATCGCCGACGACACCGTGGACATCATCGTGGCCTGCTTCTGCGTGATGGCGGGCCCCGACGTCGAGAAGGCCGTCACCAGCCTCCGCAAGGCCGCCGAGAAGGGCGGCAAGCCGATCCTGGTGGCCCGGACCGGCGCGGACTTCCTCGCCCCCGACGCCCCTCACGACCTGCGCGCGGCCGGGCTCCCCGAATACCCGACGCCGGGCCGCGCCCTGCGCGCGGCGGCCGCCCTGTGGGAGGTGAGCCGGCCGCGGCCCGAACTGCCCGCCGCGACGCCCGGCGAGGACCGGACCCCCGCCGGGACCACCGAACCGGAGCTGAAGGCGCTGCTGGCCGGCGCGGGAATCGCCGTGCCGCGTGGCCGGACCGCGACGGACGACGAGGACGCCGTACGCGCCGTGCGGGAGGTGGGCGGCAGGGCCGTGCTCAAGGCCGTCGTGCCCGGCCTGCTGCACAAGACCGAGGCAGGCGGCGTGCGCATCGGCGTCACCCCGGAGACCGCCGCCGAGTCCTTCCGCCGGCTGTCCGCCCTCGGCGGAGGCGTGCTCGTGGAAGAGCTAGTCGAGGAGGGTGTGGAACTCATCGTCGGAGTGCACTCCAGCGATCTGGGGGCCGTCCTCACCGCCGGACTGGGCGGGATCTTCACCGAGGTCCTCGACGACGTGTCCCACCGGCTGCTGCCGCTGCGCCCCGGCGAGGGCGCCGAGATGCTCGCCGAACTGCGGGGCGCCGCCCTGCTCGACGGCGTCCGCGGCCGGCCGGCCGCCGACAAGGCCGCCGCCGCCGACGTCCTGCACCGGGTCGCCGACCTGGTGCGGCACTGGGCCCCCGGCTACTCGCTGGACCTGAACCCCGTCCGGGTGCTGCCCCGAGGAGCCGTGGTGCTCGACGCGGCGCTCACCACCGGGACGGAGGAAGCCCGGTGA
- the hemA gene encoding glutamyl-tRNA reductase — translation MTHQASPRPGTTAPGATDPRTAPGTGGPGLLALGISHATAPLDLLERLSATDRPIDDLVRDVTSVAGVDAAVVVSTCNRLEVYAEARPHADQSDMRDLLAKHTGVDRAELDPHLYSHQADEAVRHLFTVASGLDSVVVGEDQILGQVKLGLDRSQQLGHTGKVLTKAVQTALRVGKSARNETGLNEAGRSLATAGLAFFERKVGSLTGKTALVIGAGSMAGVVVAALRRSGLSRVHLANRTPEKAQRLAETAGGQGFALDEVTRLLTEVDVIVGATAATGHVVGLDDVVAAVAARQGRELFVLDLAMPHNIAPTVATVPGVTFVDLQRIAEEGEQDEISVASVRAAHVLVDKEVGAFRTSLRLAGAGPVLAAMRQSVTEAADAELDRLAKRLTGIDRAAHQEINRSVHRIIDKFLHRPTVRVRELAADADGARYIEALGAVFVPLDPAHPTTDPKPTTEQIEAIV, via the coding sequence ATGACACACCAAGCCTCCCCCCGACCCGGCACGACGGCACCCGGCGCGACGGATCCCCGCACGGCCCCCGGCACCGGCGGGCCCGGACTCCTGGCCCTCGGGATCAGCCACGCCACCGCCCCGCTGGACCTCCTGGAACGCCTGTCCGCGACCGACCGCCCGATCGACGACCTGGTCCGGGACGTGACCTCCGTCGCCGGAGTCGACGCCGCCGTCGTGGTCTCCACCTGCAACCGCCTGGAGGTGTACGCCGAGGCCCGGCCGCACGCCGACCAGAGCGACATGCGCGACCTCCTCGCCAAACACACCGGCGTGGACCGGGCCGAGCTCGACCCGCACCTCTACTCCCACCAGGCGGACGAAGCCGTACGGCACCTGTTCACCGTGGCGTCCGGACTCGACTCGGTCGTCGTGGGGGAGGACCAGATCCTCGGCCAGGTGAAGCTCGGCCTGGACCGCTCCCAGCAACTCGGCCACACCGGCAAGGTCCTGACCAAAGCGGTCCAGACGGCTCTGCGGGTCGGCAAGAGCGCCCGCAACGAGACCGGCCTGAACGAAGCCGGCCGCTCCCTGGCCACCGCGGGCCTCGCCTTCTTCGAACGCAAGGTGGGCTCGCTCACCGGCAAGACCGCCCTGGTGATCGGCGCCGGGTCGATGGCCGGTGTCGTGGTGGCCGCGCTGCGCCGGTCCGGGCTGAGCCGCGTCCACCTCGCCAACCGCACCCCGGAAAAGGCGCAACGGCTCGCCGAGACCGCCGGCGGCCAGGGCTTCGCCCTCGACGAGGTGACGCGGCTGCTGACCGAGGTCGACGTGATCGTCGGGGCGACCGCGGCCACCGGCCACGTCGTCGGCCTCGACGACGTGGTGGCCGCCGTCGCGGCCCGTCAGGGCCGCGAACTGTTCGTACTGGACCTGGCCATGCCGCACAACATCGCGCCCACCGTGGCCACCGTCCCCGGGGTCACCTTCGTCGATCTCCAGCGGATCGCCGAGGAAGGCGAGCAGGACGAGATCTCGGTCGCCAGCGTCCGGGCCGCACACGTCCTCGTCGACAAGGAGGTCGGAGCCTTCCGGACCAGCCTCCGGCTCGCCGGAGCCGGCCCCGTCCTGGCCGCCATGCGCCAGTCCGTGACCGAGGCCGCCGACGCGGAACTGGACCGGCTGGCCAAGCGCCTGACCGGCATCGACCGGGCGGCTCACCAGGAGATCAACCGCAGCGTCCACCGCATCATCGACAAGTTCCTGCACCGGCCGACCGTCCGGGTGCGCGAACTGGCCGCCGACGCGGACGGCGCCCGCTACATCGAGGCCCTCGGCGCGGTCTTCGTGCCCCTGGACCCCGCACACCCCACCACAGACCCCAAGCCGACCACGGAACAGATCGAGGCCATCGTATGA
- the hemB gene encoding porphobilinogen synthase translates to MSIAYGRNSASSGSPAPFYRPRRLRRTPALRRLTAETRVSAANLVQPLFLREGLNEPREISSMPGVYQHTRDTLRKAAVEAVDKGVGALMLFGIPEQKDPFGRGAVDPDGILQTALRDVYEEVGDSTVVIGDINLDEYTDHGHTGVLDADGDVDNDASIELYAQAAVVQADAGAHVVAPSGMMDGQVRRIREALDAAGHQSVAILGYSAKYASSYYGPFRDAVESTLTGDRKGYQQYPGNIRESLREVDLDVAEGADMVMVKPALAYLDILSLIAAHVDVPVAAYQVSGEYSMIEAAAAKGWIDRDNAIRESLTAIHRAGAGQIITYWATEFADSLDQ, encoded by the coding sequence ATGTCCATTGCCTATGGCCGGAACTCCGCCTCCAGCGGGAGCCCCGCTCCCTTCTACCGCCCCCGCCGCCTGCGCCGCACCCCCGCCCTGCGCCGTCTCACCGCCGAGACACGCGTGTCGGCCGCCAACCTCGTACAGCCCCTCTTCCTGCGCGAAGGGCTGAACGAACCGCGGGAGATCTCCTCCATGCCCGGCGTCTACCAGCACACCCGTGACACGCTGCGCAAGGCCGCCGTGGAGGCGGTCGACAAGGGCGTCGGCGCTCTCATGCTGTTCGGCATACCCGAGCAGAAGGACCCGTTCGGCAGAGGAGCCGTCGACCCGGACGGCATCCTGCAGACCGCGCTGCGCGACGTGTACGAGGAAGTCGGGGACTCCACCGTCGTCATCGGCGACATCAACCTGGACGAGTACACCGACCACGGCCACACCGGCGTGCTGGACGCGGACGGCGACGTCGACAACGACGCCAGCATCGAGCTGTACGCCCAGGCCGCAGTGGTCCAGGCCGACGCGGGCGCCCATGTGGTCGCCCCCAGCGGGATGATGGACGGTCAGGTCCGCCGCATCCGCGAGGCGCTGGACGCCGCCGGCCACCAGTCCGTGGCGATCCTCGGCTACTCCGCCAAGTACGCCTCCTCCTATTACGGGCCCTTCCGCGACGCCGTGGAGTCCACGCTCACCGGCGACCGCAAGGGCTATCAGCAGTACCCCGGCAACATCCGGGAGTCGCTCCGCGAAGTCGACCTCGACGTGGCGGAGGGCGCCGACATGGTGATGGTCAAGCCCGCCCTCGCCTACCTGGACATCCTGAGCCTCATCGCCGCCCACGTGGACGTCCCGGTCGCCGCCTACCAGGTGTCCGGCGAGTACTCCATGATCGAAGCCGCCGCGGCCAAGGGCTGGATCGACCGGGACAACGCCATCCGGGAGAGCCTCACCGCCATCCACCGCGCGGGCGCCGGCCAGATCATCACCTACTGGGCGACCGAGTTCGCCGACAGCCTGGACCAGTGA